A genomic stretch from Musa acuminata AAA Group cultivar baxijiao unplaced genomic scaffold, Cavendish_Baxijiao_AAA HiC_scaffold_1138, whole genome shotgun sequence includes:
- the LOC104000068 gene encoding uncharacterized protein LOC104000068: protein MAVEVEDDVFFADLSKQIAMLIMDDEEEFPVQCPPLPVQGLPCMPRTMMLPSSYGYEEMAIGRERKGTGVFIPLSTAPRRKKRPRRSTWVDNRNDFHGQKLGMSATVASPITITKPHRPKSLQELECAKEPQIVISNDLSSY from the exons ATGGCCGTGGAGGTTGAAGACGATGTCTTCTTTGCAGATCTAAGCAAGCAGATTGCCAtgctaattatggatgatgaggaAGAATTCCCAGTGCAGTGTCCACCCCTTCCGGTTCAG GGGCTTCCCTGCATGCCTCGAACCATGATGCTGCCATCATCATATGGCTACGAGGAGATGGCCATCGGAAGGGAGAGAAAAGGAACTGGAGTCTTCATTCCACTCTCCACTGCaccaagaagaaagaagaggccaAGGAGATCCACTTGGGTGGACAACCGCAACGACTTCCATGGGCAGAAGCTGGGCATGTCTGCGACCGTGGCTTCTCCCATCACCATCACCAAACCTCATCGACCCAAATCATTGCAGGAACTCGAGTGTGCTAAAGAGCCACAAATAGTAATATCTAATGATCTTAGCTCATATTAA